A genomic window from Halogeometricum borinquense DSM 11551 includes:
- the lonB gene encoding ATP-dependent protease LonB — MSNDMDTDENSPEEGTDVPDEVPDSSSELDDEVLPESGPDDGADDKRTIDDLGSDVEVTADVADDVDEDDLLGGLQVDSTSEIEVPDRLVDQVIGQEHARDVVMKAAKQRRHVMMIGSPGTGKSMLAKAMSELLPKEELQDVLVYHNPDDGNNPKVRTVPAGKGEQIVEAHKEEARKRNQMRSFLMWIIIAIVLGYALLIEGAVLLGILAAGVIYLAFRYGSRGGDAMIPNLVVNNADTTTAPFEDATGAHAGALLGDVRHDPFQSGGMETPSHDRVEPGAIHKANKGVLFIDEINTLDIRSQQHLMTAIQEGEFSITGQSERSSGAMVQTEPVPTDFIMIAAGNLDAMENMHPALRSRIKGYGYEVYMDDTIEDTPEMRRKYTRFVAQEVQKDGRLPAFNAEAIEEVILEARRRAGRKGHLTLELRNLGGLVRVSGDIARAENADFVTRDHVLQAKGRSRSIEQQLADDYIQRRKDYELQVADGYQAGRVNGLAVMGEDSGIMLPVMAEVTPSQGPGEVIATGQLKEMAQEAVDNVSAIIKKFSDENISERDIHIQFVQAGQGGVDGDSASITVATAVISALEEVGVDQSLAMTGSLSVRGDVLPVGGVTHKIEAAAKSGCERIIIPQANMQDVMIEDEYKEMVEIIPVSHISEVLDIALEGEPEKDSLVDRLKSITGSAFTQESVSGPSSPSPQ, encoded by the coding sequence ATGAGCAACGACATGGATACCGACGAAAACTCCCCGGAAGAAGGGACCGATGTACCTGATGAGGTCCCCGACTCGTCGTCCGAACTGGACGACGAGGTCCTTCCGGAGTCCGGGCCCGACGATGGGGCCGACGATAAACGGACTATCGACGACCTCGGGAGCGATGTCGAGGTCACCGCCGACGTCGCGGACGACGTTGACGAGGACGACCTCCTCGGTGGGTTACAGGTAGACTCGACCAGCGAAATCGAGGTCCCAGACCGGCTTGTTGACCAAGTCATCGGTCAAGAGCACGCTCGCGATGTGGTCATGAAGGCCGCAAAGCAGCGTCGCCACGTGATGATGATCGGGTCACCCGGGACGGGGAAGTCGATGCTCGCTAAGGCGATGTCCGAACTCCTGCCGAAAGAGGAGCTTCAGGACGTTCTCGTCTACCACAACCCCGACGACGGCAACAATCCCAAGGTTCGAACGGTCCCCGCTGGGAAGGGCGAACAGATTGTCGAGGCCCACAAGGAGGAAGCACGCAAGCGCAACCAGATGCGCTCGTTCCTCATGTGGATTATCATCGCTATCGTCCTCGGGTATGCGCTTCTCATCGAGGGAGCGGTGCTACTTGGCATCCTTGCGGCCGGTGTTATCTACCTCGCATTCCGCTACGGATCTCGCGGCGGCGACGCGATGATTCCCAACCTCGTCGTGAACAACGCCGATACGACGACGGCTCCGTTCGAGGATGCGACGGGCGCACACGCCGGTGCGCTGCTCGGTGACGTCCGGCACGACCCGTTCCAGTCCGGTGGGATGGAGACGCCGAGCCACGACCGGGTCGAACCCGGTGCCATTCACAAGGCGAACAAGGGCGTGCTGTTCATCGACGAGATCAACACGCTCGACATCCGCTCTCAGCAGCACCTGATGACGGCCATTCAGGAGGGCGAGTTCTCGATTACGGGCCAGTCTGAACGCTCCTCGGGCGCGATGGTCCAGACGGAACCCGTCCCGACGGACTTCATCATGATCGCTGCCGGGAACCTCGACGCGATGGAGAACATGCACCCCGCCCTGCGCTCGCGTATCAAGGGCTACGGGTACGAGGTGTACATGGACGACACCATCGAGGACACGCCCGAGATGCGGCGTAAGTACACGCGCTTCGTCGCCCAAGAGGTGCAGAAGGACGGTCGTCTCCCCGCCTTCAACGCCGAGGCTATCGAAGAGGTCATTCTCGAAGCTCGCCGCCGTGCGGGCCGCAAGGGCCACCTCACACTCGAACTGCGTAACCTCGGTGGACTGGTTCGCGTCTCCGGCGACATCGCTCGTGCGGAGAACGCGGACTTCGTCACCCGCGACCACGTCCTGCAGGCGAAGGGTCGGAGTCGTTCTATCGAGCAACAGCTCGCGGACGACTACATCCAGCGCCGCAAGGACTACGAACTGCAGGTCGCGGACGGGTACCAAGCAGGCCGCGTCAACGGTCTCGCAGTCATGGGCGAGGACTCCGGTATCATGCTCCCCGTGATGGCCGAGGTCACGCCTTCGCAGGGTCCCGGTGAAGTCATCGCCACGGGTCAACTGAAGGAGATGGCACAGGAGGCTGTGGACAACGTCTCCGCTATCATCAAGAAGTTCTCCGACGAGAACATCTCAGAGCGGGACATCCACATCCAGTTCGTGCAGGCCGGACAGGGTGGTGTAGACGGCGACTCCGCCTCTATCACCGTTGCGACGGCGGTCATCTCCGCCCTCGAAGAGGTCGGTGTGGATCAGTCGCTTGCGATGACCGGCAGTCTGTCGGTTCGCGGCGACGTGCTCCCCGTCGGCGGCGTCACACACAAAATCGAGGCCGCTGCGAAGTCCGGGTGCGAACGCATCATCATCCCGCAGGCGAACATGCAGGACGTGATGATCGAAGACGAGTACAAGGAGATGGTCGAAATCATCCCCGTCTCGCACATCAGCGAAGTACTCGACATCGCACTCGAAGGCGAACCCGAGAAGGACTCGCTCGTGGACCGTCTCAAGAGCATCACCGGCTCCGCGTTCACGCAGGAATCCGTCTCCGGGCCGTCGAGCCCGAGTCCGCAGTAA
- a CDS encoding nicotinamide-nucleotide adenylyltransferase: MRGFYIGRFQPYHNGHHRMVEEIADEVDELVLGIGSAGDSHSPRNPFTAGERIMMVTKSVEAFDVTTYAVPIEDLERNSVWVSHVQSMSPAFDVAYSNNPLVIQLFKEAGVEVRQSPMFNRDVLEGTELRDRMIHDEDWRNLVPDPVVDVIEEIGGIERLQRVSQTDANGGRDNVSPS, encoded by the coding sequence ATGCGGGGGTTCTACATTGGTCGCTTCCAGCCCTACCACAACGGCCACCACCGGATGGTTGAAGAAATTGCCGACGAAGTGGACGAACTCGTTCTCGGAATCGGGTCCGCCGGTGACTCACACTCACCACGGAATCCGTTCACCGCCGGAGAACGGATCATGATGGTCACGAAGTCCGTCGAGGCGTTCGACGTGACTACCTACGCCGTCCCTATCGAGGACTTAGAGCGAAACTCCGTCTGGGTGAGCCACGTCCAGAGCATGTCGCCGGCGTTCGACGTGGCGTACTCGAACAATCCGCTCGTCATCCAACTGTTCAAAGAGGCGGGTGTCGAGGTGCGACAGTCTCCGATGTTCAACCGCGACGTGTTGGAGGGGACCGAACTCCGCGACCGGATGATCCACGACGAGGACTGGCGTAATCTCGTTCCCGATCCGGTGGTCGATGTTATCGAAGAAATCGGTGGTATCGAGCGTCTACAGCGCGTCAGCCAGACTGACGCGAACGGCGGACGGGACAACGTCTCACCGTCGTAA
- a CDS encoding trimeric intracellular cation channel family protein → MNVVGLLAFAVAGSLKAADAGLDAFGVAVLGVITALGGGTTRDVLVNRPPASLATTWDMSVALVGVALAILLIRRTPEHVSVRDTPAFLVSDAVGLAAFAATGALVGAQAGLTPYGIVVLATVTAVGGGSLADLLIGRIPVVLREDFYATPALLGGIAFWVADAVGAPTGVPAGVCAGLVFATRMLALRYEWHLPEIRVEGRTGDS, encoded by the coding sequence ATGAACGTCGTCGGTCTGCTCGCGTTCGCCGTCGCCGGGTCGCTCAAGGCCGCCGACGCCGGTCTCGACGCGTTCGGTGTGGCCGTCCTCGGCGTGATCACTGCGCTCGGTGGTGGGACCACTCGTGACGTACTCGTTAATCGTCCTCCCGCCTCGCTGGCGACCACGTGGGATATGTCCGTCGCGCTCGTCGGTGTTGCCCTCGCCATCCTCTTGATTCGACGAACCCCCGAACACGTCAGCGTCCGCGACACCCCCGCATTCCTCGTGAGCGACGCCGTCGGACTCGCTGCCTTCGCCGCCACGGGTGCCCTCGTCGGCGCGCAAGCCGGCCTTACTCCGTACGGTATCGTCGTCTTGGCGACGGTGACGGCCGTCGGCGGCGGATCGCTTGCAGACCTCCTCATCGGCCGGATTCCAGTCGTGTTGCGCGAGGACTTCTATGCGACGCCCGCACTTCTCGGCGGCATCGCGTTCTGGGTTGCCGATGCGGTCGGTGCGCCCACGGGCGTACCAGCGGGTGTCTGCGCCGGACTCGTCTTCGCTACGCGGATGCTCGCACTCCGATACGAGTGGCACCTGCCGGAGATTCGCGTCGAGGGGCGGACTGGCGACAGTTAG
- the thsA gene encoding thermosome subunit alpha, translated as MQQPLYILSSESSRTHGQAAQDSNIRAGKAVASAVRTTLGPRGMDKMLVDSSGTVVITNDGATILEEMDIEHPAAQMIVEVAETQEEAVGDGTTTAAVLTGELLAHAEDLLEQDLHPTVIVEGYTEAAELAQEAIDAQIFDVDLDDDRLQKVAESSMTGKGTGDVTADALAKHVVKAVRMVYEDNDGRFDSDDVRVLTHTGASSSATELVEGVVIDKDRVNDTMPKSVEDATVAVLDAKLDVRKGEADTEYNITSADQLDAAIKAEDEELRGYAKTFADADVDVVFCTKAISDRVAGYLAKEGILAFKSVSDSDARAIANATGAKRLGTPSDIDESDFGHADSVSLQKYGDDELTFIEGGAASKAVTLFLRGGTEHVVDELERAVNDAIDVVVAALDKGGVVPGAGGTEIAIADHIRAEAAGIEGRKQLAVEAFADAVESLPRTLAENTGMDPIDALVDLRAHFKKEGTAGIISNGRTGEIGDPVEHGILDPAAVKREAVESGTEAATMIVRIDDVIAAE; from the coding sequence ATGCAGCAACCCCTGTACATCCTCTCCAGTGAAAGCTCCCGAACGCACGGCCAAGCCGCTCAGGACTCGAACATCCGTGCCGGGAAAGCGGTCGCAAGCGCGGTACGCACCACGCTCGGCCCTCGCGGGATGGATAAGATGCTCGTCGATTCGTCGGGAACGGTCGTCATCACCAACGATGGTGCGACCATCCTCGAAGAGATGGACATCGAACACCCTGCGGCGCAGATGATTGTCGAGGTCGCAGAGACCCAAGAAGAGGCGGTCGGTGACGGCACCACAACTGCGGCCGTGCTTACGGGCGAACTTCTCGCGCACGCGGAAGACCTGCTCGAACAGGACCTCCACCCGACAGTTATCGTGGAGGGATACACCGAGGCGGCCGAACTCGCACAGGAGGCTATCGACGCGCAGATTTTCGATGTGGACCTCGACGACGACCGCTTGCAGAAGGTCGCAGAATCGAGTATGACCGGCAAAGGGACCGGTGACGTGACTGCCGACGCACTCGCCAAGCACGTCGTCAAAGCGGTCCGCATGGTGTACGAGGACAACGACGGTCGATTCGACAGCGACGACGTTCGCGTGCTGACTCACACGGGCGCATCCTCCTCCGCGACAGAACTGGTCGAGGGCGTCGTTATCGACAAAGACCGCGTCAACGACACCATGCCCAAATCCGTCGAAGACGCCACCGTTGCAGTTCTCGACGCGAAACTCGACGTTCGTAAAGGCGAGGCAGACACCGAGTACAACATCACCTCCGCCGACCAACTCGACGCCGCCATCAAAGCTGAAGACGAGGAACTCCGCGGGTACGCGAAGACGTTCGCTGACGCAGATGTGGACGTCGTCTTCTGTACGAAAGCGATCTCGGACCGCGTCGCGGGTTACTTGGCGAAAGAGGGAATTCTCGCGTTCAAGAGCGTCTCAGACTCCGACGCCCGCGCTATCGCGAACGCCACGGGTGCAAAACGCCTCGGAACCCCGAGCGACATCGACGAGTCGGACTTCGGTCACGCCGACTCCGTCTCGCTCCAGAAGTACGGCGACGACGAACTCACGTTCATCGAGGGCGGTGCAGCGTCGAAGGCGGTGACGCTGTTCCTCCGCGGCGGCACAGAACACGTCGTAGACGAACTCGAACGCGCCGTCAACGACGCTATTGACGTAGTTGTCGCCGCTCTCGATAAGGGCGGTGTCGTCCCCGGCGCAGGGGGAACTGAAATCGCTATCGCGGACCACATCCGCGCCGAAGCCGCGGGAATTGAGGGCCGAAAGCAACTCGCCGTCGAGGCGTTTGCAGACGCTGTTGAGTCCCTCCCGCGAACGCTCGCAGAGAACACCGGCATGGACCCCATCGACGCGCTCGTTGACCTGCGCGCTCACTTCAAAAAGGAGGGGACCGCGGGCATCATCTCCAACGGTCGAACCGGTGAAATCGGCGACCCAGTCGAACACGGTATCCTCGACCCCGCCGCAGTCAAGCGCGAGGCCGTCGAGTCGGGTACCGAGGCCGCGACGATGATCGTCCGCATCGACGACGTTATCGCCGCCGAATAA
- a CDS encoding amidohydrolase family protein, producing MLELNHGFRVVDLHARLDPDSEEAVATRGREISAERLERELHQAGVVCAVVSPGRRTEGEGYLRANNAVARMSVDRPFVAFARINGPRDPSGRASARLRNLTTSRDESHADPEDIEQYAYDDRFHGFTLAPAVDGLPDEETLDQLENVGLPTLVHVGEAFTPDDAVETLLDRDFPVIFAGFGGYPLNRDLMHRSIDLLDEYDDLYVDTSYVRFRGVMERALLEHPDRVMFGSGAPEAHPNVGVMELLTLDVSEDAMRRAFSKNAARVVTELGPGEQ from the coding sequence ATGCTGGAACTGAACCATGGGTTCCGGGTGGTGGACCTCCACGCACGATTAGATCCCGATAGTGAGGAGGCGGTGGCCACGCGGGGGCGGGAGATCAGTGCCGAGCGGTTGGAGCGGGAACTCCATCAGGCGGGTGTCGTCTGCGCCGTCGTCTCGCCGGGACGGCGAACCGAGGGGGAAGGCTATCTCCGGGCAAACAACGCAGTCGCACGCATGAGCGTAGACCGGCCGTTCGTCGCGTTCGCCCGTATCAACGGGCCGCGTGACCCGAGTGGCCGCGCGTCCGCACGTCTGCGGAATCTCACCACGTCGCGTGACGAGAGCCACGCCGACCCAGAGGATATCGAACAGTACGCCTACGACGACCGATTCCACGGGTTCACGCTCGCACCGGCCGTCGATGGGCTACCGGACGAGGAGACGCTCGACCAACTGGAGAACGTGGGACTGCCGACGCTCGTCCACGTTGGAGAGGCGTTCACACCCGACGACGCCGTTGAGACGCTTCTCGACCGAGACTTTCCCGTCATCTTCGCTGGGTTCGGCGGCTACCCGCTGAACCGAGACCTGATGCACAGAAGCATCGACTTGTTAGACGAGTACGACGACCTCTACGTGGACACGAGTTACGTCCGCTTCCGTGGGGTCATGGAGCGTGCGCTGTTGGAACATCCGGATCGAGTCATGTTCGGCAGCGGTGCGCCGGAAGCCCATCCCAACGTCGGTGTGATGGAACTGTTGACGCTCGATGTGTCCGAGGATGCGATGCGACGTGCGTTCTCGAAGAACGCCGCGCGAGTCGTGACGGAACTCGGTCCCGGCGAACAGTAA
- a CDS encoding glycosyltransferase, with protein sequence MDLSVVVPTLNGRDRLATSLDALAEAAPEAEVVVVNGPSADGTTGMVRDRDDVDVLIELSDRTLNVARNAGIEAASGDAIAFVRYDVAVEEQWLDGVTAGLDEAAVVTGPSHQTLRAGMTTETLERRTICGRDVTYFNGDNVAFHRDALEELDGFDEYLQTGGARDAAHRLAETGYGVTWQPTMSVRTEYEADGGMKERDWGWKYRALGYRLAKNYGLRPTVVRRTLKHARTDAIATARDVIRGNTSPTGWIGTGRDVIAGIATGISDGVVARARDRSSTRNPHGCSKRADRAVAKYDWR encoded by the coding sequence ATGGACCTCTCGGTCGTGGTCCCGACGCTCAACGGTCGGGACCGTCTCGCAACCAGCCTCGATGCCCTAGCCGAGGCGGCCCCCGAGGCTGAAGTCGTCGTCGTCAACGGTCCGTCGGCTGACGGGACGACTGGGATGGTACGAGACCGGGATGACGTTGACGTTCTCATCGAACTCTCGGATCGAACGCTGAACGTCGCACGAAACGCCGGGATTGAGGCCGCCTCCGGCGACGCTATTGCTTTCGTCCGCTACGATGTTGCAGTCGAAGAACAGTGGCTTGACGGCGTAACAGCCGGTCTCGACGAGGCGGCCGTCGTCACCGGGCCGTCTCATCAGACGCTCCGTGCCGGGATGACTACCGAAACGCTCGAACGCCGGACGATCTGCGGCCGCGACGTGACCTATTTCAACGGTGACAACGTCGCGTTCCACCGAGACGCACTCGAGGAACTCGACGGCTTCGACGAATATCTCCAAACCGGCGGCGCACGCGACGCGGCGCACCGACTGGCCGAAACTGGCTACGGTGTGACGTGGCAACCGACGATGAGCGTCCGCACGGAGTACGAGGCCGACGGCGGAATGAAGGAACGCGATTGGGGATGGAAGTATCGTGCGCTCGGATACAGACTGGCGAAGAATTACGGACTTCGACCGACTGTCGTCCGTCGAACGTTGAAACACGCCCGAACGGACGCTATCGCCACCGCCCGTGACGTTATTCGTGGGAACACCTCTCCGACAGGATGGATCGGAACGGGCCGGGACGTGATTGCCGGGATAGCGACCGGGATTTCTGACGGAGTTGTCGCCCGCGCCCGCGACCGGTCGTCCACGCGGAACCCCCACGGTTGCTCGAAGCGCGCCGACCGAGCCGTCGCCAAGTACGACTGGCGCTGA
- a CDS encoding class I SAM-dependent methyltransferase: MKGKEWYQADDVAQEYDSKRFSRGGRLIDHREKQAVLDAVGPVEDKDVLEIACGTGRFTVMLAERGADIVGLDISRAMMQQGREKARRAGVADHVEFLRGDAARLPFPDDHFDAVFAMRFFHLADTPAKFLAEMARVSKDVVFFDTFNDTSARVVYNWLLPMGSRLYGEEEVDGLLSDAGLKLTDATHDFVLPYGLYRKIPNGIAGELRGFDTSVGDTPLGERLASVSYWSASVLTDD, encoded by the coding sequence GTGAAAGGAAAAGAGTGGTACCAGGCGGACGACGTCGCCCAAGAGTACGACTCGAAGCGATTCTCTCGCGGCGGGCGACTCATCGACCACCGAGAGAAGCAAGCCGTCCTCGATGCTGTTGGCCCCGTCGAAGACAAGGACGTTCTCGAAATAGCCTGCGGGACGGGTCGGTTCACGGTCATGCTCGCTGAACGCGGCGCGGACATCGTCGGACTCGACATCTCGCGCGCGATGATGCAACAGGGACGTGAAAAGGCCAGACGGGCTGGCGTAGCCGACCATGTGGAGTTCCTCCGTGGTGACGCAGCGCGTCTGCCGTTCCCGGATGACCACTTCGACGCAGTGTTTGCGATGCGGTTTTTCCACCTCGCGGACACGCCTGCGAAGTTCCTCGCTGAGATGGCACGCGTCTCGAAGGACGTGGTGTTCTTCGACACGTTCAACGACACGAGCGCTCGGGTCGTCTACAACTGGTTGCTCCCGATGGGGTCGCGTCTCTACGGCGAAGAGGAAGTTGACGGACTCCTCTCCGATGCGGGACTCAAACTCACGGACGCAACCCACGACTTCGTCCTCCCATACGGACTCTATCGGAAGATTCCGAACGGTATCGCTGGTGAACTACGTGGATTCGACACCTCTGTCGGCGACACGCCACTCGGTGAACGACTCGCGTCAGTCTCGTACTGGTCTGCGTCCGTCCTTACAGACGATTGA
- a CDS encoding PPOX class F420-dependent oxidoreductase: protein MIPESHRDIFEKESFAQVATNMPDGTPQVTPVWVDHENGEYVLLNSARGRRKVTNIERDPKVGVSVTDPDDPYRYVSVRGEAELIGDGADAHVDKLARQYMGVDKYPHHGEESGPRVIIRIPAENVVTNG, encoded by the coding sequence ATGATTCCCGAGTCCCACCGCGACATCTTCGAGAAAGAGTCGTTCGCTCAGGTTGCCACGAACATGCCCGACGGGACGCCGCAAGTCACGCCCGTCTGGGTTGACCACGAGAACGGCGAATACGTGTTGCTCAACAGCGCTCGCGGCCGGCGAAAGGTCACGAACATCGAACGCGATCCGAAAGTCGGCGTCTCCGTCACCGACCCGGACGACCCGTATCGGTATGTCTCTGTCCGCGGAGAGGCGGAGTTGATAGGCGACGGAGCGGACGCCCACGTGGACAAACTCGCCCGTCAGTACATGGGCGTGGACAAATACCCGCATCACGGCGAGGAGTCGGGGCCGCGAGTTATCATCCGTATTCCCGCCGAAAACGTCGTCACGAACGGGTAA
- a CDS encoding MarR family transcriptional regulator, with amino-acid sequence MSTSTAEMNREDSLSEGEFRERLRELPPSAKLVAKVLEGDAPLSQGELAEESLLPDRTVRYALNRLEETELVSSRYSFKDARKQVYFLNT; translated from the coding sequence ATGAGCACCAGTACCGCAGAGATGAACCGCGAGGACTCCCTTTCGGAGGGCGAGTTCCGCGAACGGCTTCGTGAGCTTCCCCCCAGTGCGAAACTTGTCGCCAAAGTGTTAGAAGGTGACGCACCGCTTTCGCAGGGCGAACTCGCTGAGGAGTCACTGCTCCCCGACCGCACTGTCCGCTACGCGCTCAATCGGCTCGAAGAGACCGAACTCGTCAGTTCACGTTACAGTTTCAAGGACGCACGCAAGCAAGTCTACTTCCTCAACACGTAG
- a CDS encoding MBL fold metallo-hydrolase, with amino-acid sequence MTLPTRVSVPTRAPTGATNAYLVGTERALLVDPAGRTDELDELVAESNVEHIAVTHTHPDHTDAVAAYAAATDATVWCRRGRKRRFIDATGIEPDRTFVEGDVIPAGHGVTVLDTPGHAPDHVAFEGNFGVICGDLAVAEGSVVVGAPEGSIRAYLVALRRLHARDPPTLFPGHGPNITDPQATCDRLVRHRINRERRILDTVTDGASDVESVLDAAYDKDLSGVRDLARATVVAHIEKLAAEGRVHYDREANRVIPV; translated from the coding sequence GTGACGCTCCCCACTCGCGTTTCGGTCCCGACCCGCGCACCCACAGGTGCGACGAACGCGTATCTCGTAGGCACCGAGCGGGCGCTCCTCGTTGATCCGGCCGGGCGAACCGACGAACTGGACGAACTCGTCGCCGAGTCGAACGTCGAACACATCGCCGTCACGCACACGCACCCCGATCACACGGACGCCGTCGCGGCGTACGCCGCAGCGACTGACGCGACAGTGTGGTGTCGCCGCGGACGCAAGAGACGATTCATCGACGCGACGGGAATCGAACCCGACCGAACGTTCGTCGAAGGCGACGTGATCCCCGCTGGACACGGTGTCACTGTCCTCGACACGCCCGGTCACGCACCCGATCACGTGGCGTTCGAAGGCAACTTCGGCGTCATCTGCGGTGATCTCGCGGTTGCGGAAGGGAGTGTCGTCGTCGGTGCGCCGGAGGGGAGCATCCGCGCGTATCTCGTGGCACTCCGCCGTCTTCACGCGAGAGATCCACCCACGCTGTTCCCCGGCCACGGACCGAATATCACTGATCCGCAAGCGACGTGCGATCGATTGGTTCGCCACCGAATCAACCGAGAACGGCGAATCCTCGACACCGTGACAGACGGGGCGTCGGACGTGGAATCAGTACTCGACGCCGCTTACGACAAAGATCTCTCCGGCGTCCGCGACTTGGCCCGTGCCACGGTCGTCGCTCACATCGAGAAACTCGCCGCCGAGGGGCGCGTCCACTACGACCGGGAGGCGAATCGGGTCATTCCAGTCTAA
- a CDS encoding YkgJ family cysteine cluster protein has protein sequence MSHAGPTLEDELERARDLSVAELADAIESIGFECTRCGACCKGHGPADDREPHTATVFPDEVRAVQDATETESYDWRDVARPMPYGLTEGDDGPEGETFEWALQTDACGDCVFYEESEGADGTTGACSIHSDRPLICETYPFSVALGGTSQPMGEAVDSVALGDQQDPDETDDEAMTVRAHECEGLGRDISREDAEELAAALKERAVRELEEAIGVRDEYEPVQTESGEVVVHDSEGAKNPDGTPIEE, from the coding sequence GTGAGTCACGCCGGACCGACGCTAGAGGATGAACTCGAACGGGCGCGCGACCTGTCGGTAGCCGAACTCGCGGACGCTATCGAGTCGATTGGGTTCGAGTGTACACGGTGCGGTGCCTGCTGTAAGGGCCACGGTCCCGCCGACGACCGAGAGCCGCACACGGCGACAGTGTTTCCCGACGAAGTGCGGGCGGTTCAGGATGCCACCGAGACCGAATCGTACGACTGGCGCGACGTGGCCCGCCCGATGCCGTACGGTCTCACCGAAGGCGACGACGGCCCGGAGGGCGAGACGTTCGAGTGGGCGCTGCAGACCGATGCGTGCGGCGACTGCGTGTTCTACGAAGAGTCCGAAGGCGCGGACGGGACGACCGGTGCCTGTTCCATCCATTCGGACCGACCGCTTATCTGCGAGACGTACCCGTTCAGCGTTGCACTCGGCGGAACGAGTCAGCCGATGGGCGAAGCAGTAGACAGCGTGGCGCTGGGAGACCAACAGGACCCCGACGAGACTGACGACGAGGCGATGACGGTTCGTGCCCACGAGTGCGAAGGCCTCGGGCGAGACATCTCCCGCGAGGACGCGGAGGAACTCGCCGCAGCGTTGAAAGAACGCGCGGTTCGAGAACTCGAAGAGGCAATCGGCGTCAGAGACGAGTACGAACCCGTACAAACCGAATCCGGCGAGGTAGTCGTCCACGACTCCGAAGGGGCGAAAAACCCTGACGGGACGCCCATCGAAGAGTAA
- a CDS encoding TRAM domain-containing protein encodes MEISDKLLCLFNTDVRAEDDQYVVEVPKREVESGTVEPGETYRVALISREAVEEAESVETSAATTPSSEPQPPVEIGELRYVEIEDIGKQGDGIARVERGYVIIVPGAEVGDRVKIEVTEVKSNFAVGEVIEEDF; translated from the coding sequence GTGGAAATCTCAGATAAACTCCTGTGTCTGTTCAACACCGACGTGCGCGCGGAGGACGACCAGTACGTGGTCGAAGTTCCGAAGCGTGAAGTCGAATCCGGAACCGTCGAACCCGGAGAAACGTATCGCGTCGCTCTCATCTCTCGTGAAGCGGTCGAAGAGGCTGAGTCGGTCGAAACGAGTGCCGCGACAACTCCGTCGTCCGAACCGCAACCCCCAGTCGAGATCGGAGAACTCCGATACGTTGAGATCGAAGACATCGGCAAGCAGGGAGACGGTATCGCACGCGTCGAACGCGGATACGTCATCATCGTACCCGGTGCCGAAGTGGGTGACCGAGTGAAAATAGAAGTCACGGAGGTCAAGTCCAACTTCGCCGTCGGCGAAGTCATCGAAGAGGACTTCTAA